One segment of Anatilimnocola aggregata DNA contains the following:
- the ntrB gene encoding nitrate ABC transporter permease — translation MSDKRFPFDYLILPLAAIALCVVIWSICSLTVTPNLPSPTKTWEMSKPYLLSPFAKRGELDQGILRFTWYSLILVAKGYALAILIGTPLGFLLGSSKVFTRAVDPIVQILKPVSPLAWLPLGLVLFGRSEPAAIFTIGMCAMWPTVMNTAVGVRAIPQDYLNVGKVLRLSKWTMLWKVLLPATLPYMFTGFRLSLGIAWLAIVAAEMLTGVPGVGGFLWQEYNSLIYEHIILCILTIGCVGFVMDRLMAMIEQRLKWSTI, via the coding sequence ATGTCCGACAAACGATTTCCCTTCGACTATCTCATCTTGCCACTGGCAGCGATTGCCCTGTGCGTCGTGATTTGGTCGATCTGCAGCTTGACGGTTACACCGAACCTACCCTCTCCCACAAAAACGTGGGAAATGAGCAAACCCTATCTGCTCTCACCATTTGCCAAGCGCGGCGAACTCGATCAAGGGATTTTGCGCTTCACCTGGTACTCGCTGATTCTGGTGGCCAAGGGTTATGCCCTGGCCATCCTGATTGGCACGCCGCTGGGCTTCCTGCTCGGCAGTTCCAAGGTGTTTACTCGTGCTGTCGACCCGATCGTACAAATCTTGAAGCCAGTTTCTCCCCTCGCCTGGCTGCCGCTGGGGCTGGTGCTCTTTGGTCGCTCCGAACCGGCCGCCATCTTCACGATTGGCATGTGCGCCATGTGGCCCACGGTGATGAATACCGCCGTCGGCGTGCGTGCTATTCCGCAGGATTACCTGAACGTCGGCAAAGTGCTGCGACTATCGAAGTGGACCATGCTCTGGAAAGTCCTGCTGCCGGCCACGTTGCCGTACATGTTCACCGGCTTTCGCCTCAGCCTGGGTATCGCCTGGCTGGCGATTGTCGCCGCTGAAATGCTGACCGGTGTGCCGGGCGTCGGTGGCTTCTTGTGGCAGGAATACAACAGCCTGATTTATGAGCACATCATCCTCTGCATTCTGACGATCGGCTGCGTTGGCTTCGTGATGGATCGCCTGATGGCCATGATCGAGCAACGGCTGAAGTGGTCGACGATCTAG
- a CDS encoding ABC transporter substrate-binding protein — MPVANRQQTKTTSADSNKLARRTFLASAASVGAATLLAGCESATTANSSIEPGTVPAGSIPGDAPETTKLKIGIIALTDCSPFVIAHEKGLFAKYGLQSTISKGASWAAIRDALSNGDIQATHLLFGMPLASTLGLLGAPKRPVIAPWIVNRNGQAITLNADLKGKVQDDPKALKPLVDAAKASGSPMTFAMTFPPGTHAMWMRYYLAAGGIHPDKDVSLATVPPPQMVANMKIGKLDGFCVGEPWNARAITDGIGFTSITTQQIWKDHPEKVCAFTEEFAEKNPKTVKAVLKALHEASVWLDDLGNRPEQAKIVSAPTYINCAPEVILGRLQGKCDFGDGRSNNDLPYVTFHDRNCNYPQAKYGLWWLSQFRRWGMVEGQPDYEGTVKRVLRSDLYEEAMKEIGYEHGGASSEAETLFDGVKFDPADPESYAKSFAIHNLKG; from the coding sequence ATGCCAGTCGCCAATCGCCAACAAACGAAGACAACCTCCGCTGACAGCAACAAGCTTGCCCGTCGTACCTTTCTCGCCTCCGCGGCATCGGTGGGTGCGGCGACGCTGCTCGCCGGTTGCGAATCAGCAACAACCGCGAACTCCAGCATCGAGCCCGGCACGGTCCCCGCCGGTTCGATCCCCGGCGACGCACCCGAAACCACCAAGCTGAAGATCGGCATCATTGCCCTCACCGACTGCTCGCCGTTTGTCATTGCCCACGAGAAAGGACTGTTTGCCAAGTACGGCCTTCAATCCACCATCAGCAAAGGTGCCAGCTGGGCCGCCATTCGCGACGCACTCTCCAACGGCGACATTCAAGCGACGCATCTCCTCTTTGGAATGCCGCTGGCCTCCACGCTGGGACTTCTCGGCGCGCCGAAGCGACCAGTCATCGCCCCCTGGATCGTCAATCGCAACGGACAGGCCATCACGTTGAACGCCGATCTGAAGGGAAAAGTGCAGGACGATCCCAAAGCGCTGAAGCCACTCGTCGATGCTGCCAAGGCATCTGGCTCGCCGATGACATTCGCGATGACATTTCCTCCCGGCACCCATGCCATGTGGATGCGTTATTACCTGGCCGCTGGTGGAATTCATCCCGACAAGGATGTCTCTTTGGCCACGGTGCCGCCGCCACAGATGGTGGCGAACATGAAGATCGGCAAGCTCGATGGTTTCTGCGTTGGCGAACCTTGGAATGCCCGGGCCATTACCGACGGCATCGGCTTCACCTCGATCACGACGCAGCAGATTTGGAAAGATCATCCCGAAAAGGTTTGTGCCTTCACCGAAGAGTTCGCAGAGAAGAATCCCAAGACGGTCAAAGCCGTGCTCAAGGCGTTGCACGAAGCGAGCGTCTGGCTCGATGACCTGGGGAATCGTCCCGAACAGGCCAAGATTGTCTCAGCGCCCACGTACATCAATTGTGCGCCGGAAGTGATTCTCGGCCGGTTGCAAGGGAAGTGCGATTTTGGCGATGGGCGCTCGAACAACGACCTGCCCTACGTGACCTTTCACGACCGAAACTGCAACTATCCGCAAGCCAAATATGGCCTCTGGTGGCTGTCGCAATTCCGTCGCTGGGGCATGGTCGAAGGCCAGCCCGATTACGAAGGAACGGTCAAACGAGTCCTGCGCAGCGATCTGTACGAAGAGGCGATGAAAGAAATTGGCTACGAGCATGGCGGTGCCAGTAGCGAAGCAGAAACCCTCTTCGATGGCGTGAAGTTCGATCCGGCCGATCCGGAAAGCTACGCCAAGTCGTTCGCCATTCACAACCTCAAGGGTTAA
- a CDS encoding alginate export family protein, translating to MNARSLPLWLACCFASSLLSMPRLSSAELPLAAFDDSGETDLHQPSGEFPISATADAANLDALAPPCNCPECQKKGAADAKKKQAELKKAIASAYAPLFHNNKFAYINSPLYTDWYPGDRFKQIPLGCDSMLDIGGQYRARYMHEHNFRGFGLNGLDDDFLLHRTRIFANAKLGDRWRAYVEYIDAESNNENLVPRAIEVNRSDLLNLFVDYKIYENCCDGSLTGRIGRQELLYGSERLISPLDWANTRRTFEGAKLMWADADWNIDLFYTNPVFVHPVRFDSPLDDQEFFGGWATYKAIKDQTIDLYALQFNNSLGLNNFQYTSLGGRWLGTNCDWLWELEGGVQFGENTDGSAHGAGFFTTGLGRKWPKHCWKPQIWAYYDWAEGGEVRGAGQGFNHLFPLAHKYLGFMDLFGRSNIHTPNVQLTWQPHEKVKMLVWYYYFMLQNGTDTPYNVNMTPFNPGNAPASRDLGHEIDITATYAINARMDLLIGYSHFFAGQYYANTTPPPGINFPSGADFFYLQFQWNF from the coding sequence ATGAACGCTCGTAGCCTGCCGCTATGGCTTGCGTGTTGCTTTGCCTCGTCCCTGCTGAGCATGCCGCGGCTATCCTCCGCAGAACTGCCTCTCGCAGCCTTCGATGATTCGGGGGAAACCGACCTGCATCAGCCGAGTGGTGAGTTCCCGATCTCGGCCACAGCGGACGCGGCTAACTTGGATGCCCTGGCACCGCCCTGCAACTGTCCCGAATGTCAAAAAAAGGGAGCTGCCGACGCGAAGAAGAAGCAAGCGGAGTTGAAAAAGGCCATTGCCAGCGCGTATGCCCCACTCTTCCATAACAACAAATTCGCGTACATCAACAGTCCGCTCTATACCGACTGGTATCCGGGCGATCGCTTCAAACAGATCCCGTTGGGCTGCGACTCGATGCTCGATATCGGCGGCCAGTATCGAGCCCGCTATATGCACGAGCACAACTTTCGCGGCTTCGGGCTGAATGGGCTCGATGACGACTTTCTGCTGCACCGCACACGGATATTTGCCAATGCCAAACTGGGCGATCGTTGGCGGGCCTATGTGGAATACATCGATGCCGAGAGTAACAACGAGAACCTCGTGCCCCGCGCCATCGAAGTGAATCGCTCGGACCTGCTCAACTTGTTTGTCGACTACAAGATCTATGAAAACTGCTGCGATGGCTCGCTCACCGGGCGCATTGGTCGCCAAGAACTTCTCTACGGCAGCGAGCGGTTGATCTCGCCTCTCGACTGGGCCAACACGCGGCGGACGTTTGAAGGCGCGAAGTTGATGTGGGCCGACGCCGACTGGAACATCGACCTGTTCTATACCAACCCCGTGTTCGTGCATCCGGTTCGCTTCGATTCACCGCTCGACGACCAAGAGTTCTTCGGCGGTTGGGCCACTTACAAGGCGATCAAGGACCAGACGATTGACCTGTATGCGCTGCAGTTCAACAATTCGCTAGGGCTCAACAATTTTCAATACACGAGCCTCGGTGGCCGTTGGTTGGGAACCAATTGCGATTGGCTGTGGGAGTTGGAAGGGGGCGTGCAGTTCGGCGAAAACACCGACGGCAGCGCGCATGGTGCCGGCTTCTTCACCACGGGTCTCGGCCGCAAGTGGCCCAAGCATTGCTGGAAGCCACAAATCTGGGCCTATTACGATTGGGCCGAGGGTGGCGAAGTACGCGGCGCTGGGCAAGGGTTCAATCACCTCTTTCCGCTCGCTCACAAATATCTAGGTTTCATGGATCTCTTCGGCCGCAGCAATATTCACACGCCGAACGTGCAGCTCACCTGGCAGCCGCACGAGAAGGTGAAGATGCTGGTCTGGTATTACTACTTCATGCTGCAGAACGGCACCGACACACCGTACAACGTGAACATGACGCCGTTCAATCCAGGCAATGCGCCGGCCAGTCGCGACCTGGGTCACGAAATCGACATCACGGCGACCTACGCCATCAATGCCCGCATGGATCTGCTCATCGGTTACTCGCACTTCTTCGCCGGGCAGTATTACGCGAACACGACTCCCCCACCAGGCATTAACTTTCCGAGTGGTGCCGACTTCTTCTACCTGCAGTTCCAGTGGAATTTCTAG
- a CDS encoding sigma-54-dependent transcriptional regulator has product MKNPNGNRLPRLLVVDDDPLVIRLAQSLFSDEQYSFLAARTGEQALQLLAQRPSVLILDNILPDMDGLAVLAEIRKVDPHLPVIFITARGTSQTAIEAMKRGAFDYLHKPLDLSVLEHQVQLALEARRLMHEPVVIAAERDATSEPTDALVGHGTLMSEVFKAIGRAASRDVPVLLQGEPGTGKALVARAIYQNSGRNTRPFRVLKCTDLDGPALEQELFGLDATGAGEQVGRLEQCDGGTLLLEEIAELTPPVQSKLFRLITTGSFERGNGGQMISTNVRLLCTTSQDLEPLVAQRHFRPDLYYALRALSITLPPLRQRREDLPALVDHFVQRFMHLSPQYNQKQVRVSSEAIDLLIEHSWPGNLDELQSVLQQTLIENTGTVLASGSLLRSLHKGTSSEGANPDQLQPAESYWQKFVAAGLARGSTQLYSEAIADMERHVVALVLTSTVGNQARAARILGITRGNLRKKLRALGLLPPSQADEALPDDGTATDADELLP; this is encoded by the coding sequence ATGAAAAACCCGAACGGCAACCGATTGCCCCGGCTGTTAGTCGTGGACGACGATCCGCTCGTGATTCGTCTGGCCCAAAGTCTGTTCAGTGACGAACAATACTCGTTCTTGGCTGCCCGCACTGGCGAGCAGGCGCTACAGCTTCTCGCGCAGCGCCCGAGCGTGCTGATTCTCGATAACATCCTGCCCGATATGGATGGTTTGGCCGTCCTGGCCGAAATCCGCAAAGTCGATCCCCACTTGCCGGTGATTTTCATCACTGCCCGCGGCACCAGCCAGACCGCCATCGAGGCGATGAAACGCGGCGCGTTCGATTATCTTCACAAGCCCCTCGATCTATCGGTGCTTGAACATCAGGTGCAGTTGGCGCTCGAAGCGCGGCGGCTGATGCACGAGCCGGTGGTGATCGCTGCGGAGCGCGATGCGACGAGCGAACCAACCGATGCCTTGGTCGGGCACGGCACGTTAATGTCGGAAGTGTTCAAAGCCATCGGCCGCGCTGCCTCGCGCGATGTGCCGGTGCTGTTGCAAGGCGAACCGGGAACCGGCAAGGCGCTGGTGGCACGCGCGATCTATCAGAACAGCGGCCGCAACACGCGTCCTTTTCGAGTGCTCAAGTGTACCGATCTCGATGGTCCGGCCCTCGAGCAAGAACTGTTCGGGCTCGATGCGACGGGTGCTGGCGAACAAGTGGGGCGACTAGAGCAATGCGACGGCGGCACCTTGCTGCTCGAAGAAATTGCGGAACTGACGCCCCCCGTACAAAGCAAATTGTTCCGGTTGATTACCACGGGCTCGTTTGAGCGTGGCAATGGCGGGCAAATGATTTCGACCAACGTGCGGCTGTTGTGCACAACTTCGCAAGACCTGGAGCCGCTGGTTGCCCAACGGCACTTTCGTCCCGATCTGTACTATGCCCTGCGCGCACTCTCGATCACGCTGCCGCCGCTCAGGCAACGGCGCGAAGACTTGCCTGCCCTGGTCGATCACTTCGTGCAGCGGTTCATGCACCTCAGCCCGCAATACAATCAGAAGCAGGTTCGCGTTTCGTCGGAAGCCATCGATCTGCTGATCGAACATTCGTGGCCGGGAAATCTCGACGAACTGCAAAGCGTGCTGCAGCAAACGCTGATCGAGAACACCGGCACCGTGCTCGCTTCCGGTTCGCTGCTCCGTTCGCTACACAAAGGAACGAGCAGCGAGGGGGCTAACCCCGATCAGCTGCAGCCGGCCGAAAGTTATTGGCAGAAGTTTGTCGCTGCCGGCCTCGCGCGCGGCTCGACGCAACTCTACAGCGAAGCGATCGCCGACATGGAGCGGCACGTTGTCGCGCTCGTGCTCACAAGCACTGTGGGGAATCAAGCCCGCGCGGCGCGCATTCTTGGCATCACGCGCGGAAACTTGCGAAAGAAGCTGCGGGCACTGGGCCTGTTGCCACCTTCGCAGGCCGATGAAGCATTGCCCGACGATGGCACGGCGACCGATGCCGACGAGCTGTTGCCATGA
- a CDS encoding ATP-binding protein, translated as MSAAPPLDRGTARLTWLYIVALSAVALLSISGQFLVQRALRQQTSDSTIVNIAGRQRMLSQKLTKEALASKQASTPTERARWHQAMRGTLQLWQQSHQGLQQGDPELHLPAGSNSPVIAAQFARLQPIFDDMVTAAESLLKTSEPAQQTQPLNRLLQREPEFLAAMDAVVFQFDREARARVTRLQRIEWFLLGSTILVLACEGWLVFRPAVEQIRRAGRELFESRRQLQIAKEAAESANEQKTRFLANISHELRNPLHAILGNAELALSMVQSRDQQQFIETIVDSGNSLRALVDELLDLACLQEGKLRVHPAPFDLRALAERCLAMLRPTADRQQLQLTAELPASPLVVLGDSLRVQQIMLNLLGNALKFTRQGSVRLCITQSDDRSAVRIEVSDTGPGIPPELQQTIFDAFTQGDTRSDREHAGVGLGLAICQGLIELMNGRIRCESELGVGSRFIVDLPLAAVTLSAPVAKVEAIKETSSVARRILVAEDDPVNRKLIADFLRTLGHDTRIAADGHEALALHQAAPFDLGLLDWNMPQLDGLELARRIRQRERGEHLPRVPLIAISAAGIVADNQQAQEAGIDLVLSKPVGLDQLRAVLESFLHIPSLDSTDVPATSAPALDDRWSQPLARMQGKRELFRDVARTFLDQLPAQIRKLTDEADRHDFRELARTAHLLCGQLATFDATDLIAAAEQLEAAADAHDASRCRDLATQIAGGTAELQHSLQQAIAQL; from the coding sequence ATGAGCGCCGCGCCGCCGCTCGATCGCGGCACAGCGCGACTCACCTGGCTTTATATCGTGGCTTTATCGGCCGTGGCTCTCCTCTCGATCAGCGGTCAGTTCCTCGTCCAGCGCGCGTTGCGGCAGCAAACCAGCGATTCCACCATCGTCAACATCGCCGGCCGGCAGCGAATGCTCAGCCAAAAGTTGACAAAAGAAGCGCTCGCTTCGAAACAGGCCTCGACACCAACCGAGCGCGCACGTTGGCACCAGGCCATGCGAGGGACGCTTCAGCTTTGGCAACAATCGCACCAAGGACTTCAACAGGGCGATCCAGAACTCCATTTGCCAGCAGGTAGCAACAGCCCGGTGATCGCCGCGCAGTTTGCGCGGCTGCAACCCATTTTCGACGACATGGTTACTGCTGCCGAGTCACTGCTCAAGACCTCAGAGCCTGCTCAGCAGACGCAGCCGCTCAACCGGTTACTTCAGCGCGAGCCGGAGTTTCTCGCGGCAATGGATGCCGTCGTATTTCAATTCGATCGCGAAGCTCGCGCGCGGGTGACGAGACTGCAGCGCATTGAATGGTTCTTACTCGGCTCGACGATTCTCGTGCTAGCTTGCGAAGGCTGGCTGGTCTTTCGGCCAGCTGTCGAGCAAATTCGCCGCGCCGGGCGCGAATTGTTTGAATCGCGGCGGCAACTGCAAATTGCGAAGGAGGCAGCTGAATCGGCCAACGAACAGAAGACTCGCTTTCTCGCCAACATCAGCCACGAACTGCGCAATCCGCTGCATGCGATTCTGGGGAATGCCGAACTGGCTCTCAGCATGGTGCAATCGCGCGATCAGCAGCAGTTCATCGAAACGATTGTCGACTCCGGCAACTCCTTGCGTGCGCTGGTCGACGAACTACTCGATCTGGCTTGCCTGCAGGAAGGCAAGCTCCGCGTCCACCCCGCTCCGTTCGATCTGCGCGCCCTGGCCGAGCGTTGCCTGGCGATGTTGCGACCCACTGCTGACCGCCAGCAATTGCAACTCACGGCCGAGCTACCCGCGAGTCCGCTCGTTGTGTTGGGCGACTCGTTGCGAGTGCAGCAGATCATGTTGAATCTGCTCGGCAACGCGCTGAAGTTCACACGGCAGGGTTCGGTGCGACTATGCATCACTCAGTCAGACGATCGCAGCGCGGTGCGAATTGAAGTGAGCGATACCGGTCCGGGCATTCCCCCCGAATTGCAACAGACCATTTTCGATGCCTTTACGCAGGGAGATACTCGTTCGGACCGCGAACACGCCGGCGTGGGTCTGGGTCTGGCTATTTGCCAAGGGCTGATTGAATTGATGAATGGCCGAATTCGCTGCGAGAGTGAACTCGGGGTCGGCTCGCGATTCATCGTCGATCTGCCACTCGCAGCGGTCACCCTATCGGCACCCGTGGCGAAAGTGGAGGCAATCAAGGAAACGAGCAGCGTAGCTCGTCGCATTCTGGTCGCTGAAGACGACCCGGTGAATCGCAAGCTCATTGCCGATTTTCTCCGCACACTCGGCCACGACACGCGGATTGCTGCCGATGGTCACGAAGCCCTCGCGCTGCACCAGGCCGCACCCTTCGACCTGGGTCTACTCGATTGGAACATGCCGCAGCTCGACGGACTCGAACTGGCCCGCCGCATTCGTCAGCGCGAACGGGGCGAGCACTTACCACGCGTGCCACTCATCGCCATCTCGGCAGCTGGCATCGTGGCCGACAACCAGCAAGCCCAAGAGGCGGGCATCGACCTGGTCCTCAGCAAGCCCGTGGGTCTCGATCAACTGCGGGCCGTGCTCGAGTCGTTCCTCCATATTCCGAGCCTTGATTCCACCGACGTGCCGGCAACATCAGCGCCAGCGCTCGACGACCGCTGGTCGCAACCGCTGGCCCGCATGCAGGGGAAACGCGAACTGTTTCGTGACGTGGCCCGAACGTTTCTCGATCAACTTCCCGCGCAAATTCGCAAGCTGACCGACGAGGCCGACCGCCACGACTTTCGCGAACTGGCTCGCACAGCTCACTTGCTCTGCGGCCAACTCGCCACCTTCGACGCCACCGACCTGATCGCGGCCGCCGAACAACTCGAAGCAGCCGCCGATGCTCACGACGCTTCCCGCTGCCGCGACCTTGCCACGCAAATTGCCGGCGGTACCGCCGAACTGCAGCACTCCCTGCAACAAGCCATTGCTCAGCTTTAG